A window of Pseudomonas putida genomic DNA:
CCCGGCGCAGCTACCAGGCCGCCATCGAGCATTTCGAAACCCACTGGGGCGGCTTTCTCCCGGCCACTGCCGAGAGCATCGCCCGCTACCTGGCCGATCACGCCGACCAGCATGCCGTCAGCACCCTGCGCCAGCGCCTGGCCGCGCTCAGCCAATGGCATGTCGCCCAAGGTTTCCCCGACCCGACCAAGGCGCCGCTGGTGCGCCAGGTACTGCGCGGCATCCGCACCCTGCACCCGACACCGCCCAGGCAGGCCGCACCGCTGTTACTGCAGCACCTGCAAAGCGCAGTGGAATGTTTTGAAGAGGAAGCCCGCCAGGCACGGGAGCGGCATGACCTGGCCGCCCTGCGCCGGGCCCGCCGCGATGCAGCCTTGCTGTTGCTGGGCTTCTGGCGCGGCTTTCGCGGCGATGAACTGGCACGCCTGCGCGTCGAGCACATCCAGGCCGAGGCCGGTGTCGGCATCACCCTGTTCCTGCCACGCAGTAAAGGCGACCGCGAAGCTTTGGGCGTGCAACACCGCACCCCGGCCCTCAAGACCTTGTGCCCGGTCGCGGCCTACCTGCAGTGGCTGGAAGTGGCCGGCATCGCCCATGGGCCGGTGTTCCGCAAGCTCGACCGCTGGGGCAACCTCGGCGATACCGCGCTCAACAGCAACAGCCTGGTCGGCCTGCTGCGGCGCATGCTGGAGCGCGCCGGGGTACCGGCGGCGCTGTATACCGGCCACTCGCTACGCCGTGGCTTCGCCACCTGGGCCACGGCCAACGGCTGGGAGTTGAAGTCGCTGATGAGCTACGTGGGCTGGAAAGACGCCAAGTCGGCATTACGCTACATCGACGCGGCGCAGCGCTTTGGCGAACTGGCGGTGCTACCGGCCAGCCAGGCTCAAAAGCTTGTTTCCTGAAACCCAGAAACGGCAAGAGCCGCCTTGATAGCCCGGTCGAAGCTGGCCCTGGTTCGCCGGACCTAACATTATTGACAGTAGTCGTGACTTTCGCCGCTCAGGATACTGGACATCACAACATGCGCTGTTGGATCAAATTTATAACGAAGGTCACACTATGGATTCCAAAAGATCGATACTTCATGTGCCGGCTCTTACACAGCGTGCAAAGCAGCGCGCCTATTCAACTTACGGATATCATCAGACAGCCCTGCTGGGCCAGCCATTGCTGGGGTTCAATGGTGAGCCCTTCGAGACAGCGTCAAAGACCTACTTGCTAGGTAATGGATACCGGGCCTATAGCCCCAGCCTGATGCGTTTCAACTCACCAGACAGCTTGAGTCCCTTTATGGCCGGAGGGATCAATTGCTATTGTTTCTGTGGGAACGATCCGGTCAATCACACCGATCCGGATGGGCATATGTACAAGCGCAAAACGTCTCTCGGTAAGATTCCTGCCAAATCTTCAGGCTCTGGCAGCAGCAACGACAGTCTGACGCTCTATGTGCAAAAACCAGCAACCAATGAGGTGGTCTACCAACCTATTGCACCGCCTTACCCCGCGCCTCGTGCGTCCACAGTCACAGAACAGAACAGGTCACCTCAGGGCCGGGCTCCGATACCGTTACCTGAGCAATCCCCCTGGGGAGATCGCGAGGAAACCCTCGATGAACTCTTCAGCAGGCTACTCAGTGCTCAGCAACGCGAAGGCACTCACCAGACCGATCTGATCCTGCCCTCCGCGCCCAGTGGCTATGCACGCATTCAAACCCCGCCAGATATCCAAAACGCGGCACAGACCACTC
This region includes:
- a CDS encoding site-specific integrase; the protein is MTDIERYLRAATRDNTRRSYQAAIEHFETHWGGFLPATAESIARYLADHADQHAVSTLRQRLAALSQWHVAQGFPDPTKAPLVRQVLRGIRTLHPTPPRQAAPLLLQHLQSAVECFEEEARQARERHDLAALRRARRDAALLLLGFWRGFRGDELARLRVEHIQAEAGVGITLFLPRSKGDREALGVQHRTPALKTLCPVAAYLQWLEVAGIAHGPVFRKLDRWGNLGDTALNSNSLVGLLRRMLERAGVPAALYTGHSLRRGFATWATANGWELKSLMSYVGWKDAKSALRYIDAAQRFGELAVLPASQAQKLVS